In the Silvanigrella aquatica genome, TTTATATCGTTTGTCCTTAAATGTTGCTACTACGCGTAATATTTTATTAAATGGAGCGGATGGCGATGTTGCTAATTTAGTTGTGGCATTTGGAAAAGTCGTGGTTGGTGGTAATTTTGTTGTCGGATTCGTCATATTTATCATTCTGATGGTTATTAATTTTATTGTTATTACAAAAGGTGCAGGGCGCGTTGCGGAAGTTGCTGCTCGTTTTACCTTGGATGCTATGCCTGGTAAACAAATGGCCATTGATGCAGAATTAAATGCAGGACATATTAATGCAGATGAAGCTAAAAAAAGAAGAAAATCGGTAGAAAAAGAAGCTGACTTTTACGGAGCCATGGATGGTGCGAGTAAGTTTGTTCGTGGTGATGCCATTGCGGGAATTATTATTACCATAGTTAATATTATCGTGGGATTTGCCATTGGTGTTTTAAAATATAATTTAGCTCCTGCTGATTCTGCTTCAAAATTTACCTTATTTGCCGTTGGTGATGGCTTGATTAGTGCGATTCCCGCATTAATGATTTCTACTGCCGCAGGTATTATCGTAACAAGAGCAACAAGTGAAGGTAACTTAGGATCTGAGGTTTTGAATCAAGTTCGCATTCACCCTAAAGCATTTTACATTGCCGCAGGTCTTATTTTTTTCCTGGCTATTATTCCCGGATTTCCAAAAATACCCTTTTTTCTCTTGTCGGGTGTTTTATTCTTTTTGGGAAGAATGGCGACACAATGGATTCAAAGTAGACAACAGGCCGATGAAAATTTAAAAGATGCTGATGAGAAGAAAAAAGATGAAAAAGAGATCAATAGCTTAGACAATCTTATGAAAATCGACATGCTGGCTATTGAAGTGGGTCATGGTCTTGTTCCTTTAATTGATCCTGCTCAGGATGGTGAAATTGTCGATCGCATTCAAGGAATCCGAAAACAATTTGCTCAAGAAATGGGGATTATTATTCCGCAAGTGCAACTTCGGGATAATTTGCAATTAGAACCTGGTGGTTATCAAATTCTTTTAAAAGGGAACAAGATTGCCTTTGGGAATTTAATGGTGGATTACTTTTTAGCTATGGATCCTGGTGGTGTTGAATTACCCATTTCGGGTGAAATTACAAAAGATCCTGTTTATGGCTTACCTGCTATTTGGGTTCACAAGCGCGATAAAGAAGAAGCCATATTTAGAGGATATACTGTTGTCAATTGTTCAACGGTTATTGCAACAAATATCACAAAAATTTTAAAAGAGCATGCTGCTGAATTAATTACTCGCCAAGATGCACAATATTTGATTGACAAACTTAAAGAAACAAATCCAAAAGTTGTAGATGAAGTCATGCAGTCCGATAGGCTTTCCTTAGGAGAAATTGTTAAGGTCATGCAAAACCTGCTTCGTGAAGATGTGTCAGTTAGAGACATTCTTACCCTGTTTGAGTGTTTAGCAGATCACTGTAAAATAATTAAAAACCCAGATGTTTTAGCAGAACAATGTAGGAAAAGTTTAGGACGAAATATTGTGCAAAAATATGTAAATGAAAAAGATGAAATTTTTGTTGTTACCGTTGATCGCTTGATAGAAGACGTTCTTTTTGGAGGACTTGTGACGACAGAAAGCGGTTCAACTTATTTAAATTTAGATTCAAAAAATGCTCAAG is a window encoding:
- the flhA gene encoding flagellar biosynthesis protein FlhA: MAKAQAPLGDSGVLKGAFQPEGIISRSPDIMMAAVVIGTILMMIFPLPSFFLDFLLAISISAALIILMVSIYITKPLEFGVFPTLLLISTLYRLSLNVATTRNILLNGADGDVANLVVAFGKVVVGGNFVVGFVIFIILMVINFIVITKGAGRVAEVAARFTLDAMPGKQMAIDAELNAGHINADEAKKRRKSVEKEADFYGAMDGASKFVRGDAIAGIIITIVNIIVGFAIGVLKYNLAPADSASKFTLFAVGDGLISAIPALMISTAAGIIVTRATSEGNLGSEVLNQVRIHPKAFYIAAGLIFFLAIIPGFPKIPFFLLSGVLFFLGRMATQWIQSRQQADENLKDADEKKKDEKEINSLDNLMKIDMLAIEVGHGLVPLIDPAQDGEIVDRIQGIRKQFAQEMGIIIPQVQLRDNLQLEPGGYQILLKGNKIAFGNLMVDYFLAMDPGGVELPISGEITKDPVYGLPAIWVHKRDKEEAIFRGYTVVNCSTVIATNITKILKEHAAELITRQDAQYLIDKLKETNPKVVDEVMQSDRLSLGEIVKVMQNLLREDVSVRDILTLFECLADHCKIIKNPDVLAEQCRKSLGRNIVQKYVNEKDEIFVVTVDRLIEDVLFGGLVTTESGSTYLNLDSKNAQDILQKLMKGIQIFDKEGSQPVLLLSARMRQAFQKLVARYIPQLIVLSYDEIPHDITVKNLEMIA